A DNA window from Ranitomeya imitator isolate aRanImi1 chromosome 2, aRanImi1.pri, whole genome shotgun sequence contains the following coding sequences:
- the LOC138663436 gene encoding uncharacterized protein isoform X2, translating into MELLIRSNTTSLAEIEKEIGALQTALCSTLSATAEKKLNDELEGDFQRWEKDIVAFKTKKYQRDVLDYKNNHVYKWKKRQSVQFKSSQRGSFSSASSMDEEPACSSQPNNTFNDRLGLGKMGNRRGKNKRRFTPPQSLEKKAKPTNRLEVMNLSDRVLTKDQLGVLGLGLTFVPTNSFNYFTAMKDTQLFLRKVILRKLHFKSRDDVGLDTTLEQEALAALEELAEEADAPPTVFFISAFFIFVTLNEPGASDCCLSYFIGWYVWEHWRNLHLTDKFYMA; encoded by the exons ATGGAACTTCTGATCAGGTCAAATACTACCTCTTTAGCGGAGATTGAAAAAGAGATTGGTGCTCTACAGACTGCGTTATGTAGTACCCTCTCGGCAACGGCCGAAAAGAAATTAAATGACGAATTAGAGGGCGATTTTCAGAGGTGGGAAAAGGATATTGTAGCATTTAAAACTAAGAAATATCAAAGAGACGTCCTTGACTATAAGAACAATCATGTATATAAATGGAAGAAGAGACAGTCTGTACAATTTAAATCCTCCCAGCGTGGTTCATTTTCATCGGCATCCTCTATGGATGAAGAGCCAGCCTGTAGCAGCCAGCCCAATAATACCTTTAATGATAGACTGGGACTTGGAAAAATGGGAAACCGTAGAGGAAAGAACAAGCGCCGCTTTACTCCTCCCCAGTCCCTCGAGAAAAAGGCCAAGCCTACCAACCGTTTGGAGGTAATGAACTTGTCTGATCGTGTATTGACCAAGGACCAGTTGGGTGTCCTAGGCCTAGGATTGACCTTTGTTCCTACTAATAGTTTTAATTATTTCACAGCCATGAAGGACACACAACTGTTCCTTAGGAAAGTCATCCTTCGCAAATTGCATTTTAAATCTCGGGATGATGTGGGTCTGGATACCACCTTGGAACAGGAGGCGTTGGCCGCTCTTGAGGAACTGGCGGAGGAGGCGGACGCACCACCTACAG TATTTTTTATTTCTGCTTTTTTCATATTTGTCACACTCAATGAACCTGGAGCAAGTGATTGCTGTCTGAGCTATTTCATCGGCTGGTATGTTTGGGAGCATTGGAGAAATCTACATCTAACTGACAAGTTTTATATGGCATGA
- the LOC138663436 gene encoding uncharacterized protein isoform X1, whose amino-acid sequence MKDTQLFLRKVILRKLHFKSRDDVGLDTTLEQEALAALEELAEEADAPPTGTFPISVARRCTTFPPFSLCPQIDIFNRLVLEDLKKISSDKRGNNLTSAQGKAIKELKAMHDVVIKPADKGGNVVIWPTVKYEKEAFRQLRDREAYTPLACNPLSKYSSELLEILDRALTRGILTKKVFEGLFVEHPIIPTFYLLPKVHKNAVTPPGRPIVSGIGGLCDPVCKFIEHYLQPLVESLPSYVRDTTDVLGKIDGLVLEPDMVFATVDVESLYTSIQHMDGLEAVELFLGMSNLDSLLQALILELLQFVLMHNFFLFKDRFFLQQRGTAMGAACAPSYANLFLGLWEREVFGGGADAATHVQCWYRYIDDVLMIWRGPEAALVDFIQALNQNNRNIRLTHRIAENEIDFLDIKIMRSKDGEIQTDVFCKETSVNALLHSTSAHTGSTIRAIPVGQFLRMRRICSGDEIFERQARDLTERFQDRGYSNRVIKKGYFRARASSRNQLLRRPPRPTQSKKVQPLRFISTYNNRWEEMREILRRHWSVLRTEPILNKILPDRPLLTARRGKSLKDQLVRSHYVPATTGIFGSGPQRWGCYPCGSCKACQNVIRATNFSAAGGGREFRIMSYISCSTTHVVYYATCACNLIYIGLTSRELRVRVREHVRGIIAAKDVLDLAELHTIPRHFRSHHACDPSSFKVRGIDKVQAGNRGGDLKRILAQMECRWIVALGTMAPNGLNEQLSFVPFL is encoded by the coding sequence ATGAAGGACACACAACTGTTCCTTAGGAAAGTCATCCTTCGCAAATTGCATTTTAAATCTCGGGATGATGTGGGTCTGGATACCACCTTGGAACAGGAGGCGTTGGCCGCTCTTGAGGAACTGGCGGAGGAGGCGGACGCACCACCTACAGGTACCTTCCCTATCTCTGTCGCACGTAGAtgtaccacgttcccccccttctcACTCTGTCCCCAAATCGATATATTTAATAGATTAGTATTGGAGGACCTGAAAAAAATCTCGAGTGATAAGAGGGGTAACAACTTAACATCCGCACAGGGTAAAGCTATTAAAGAACTTAAAGCCATGCATGATGTAGTAATTAAACCCgcggataagggggggaacgtggtcatcTGGCCGACGGTGAAATATGAGAAGGAAGCCTTCCGTCAGTTAAGGGATCGGGAAGCCTACACCCCGCTGGCGTGTAATCCACTATCAAAATACTCGAGTGAGTTACTGGAAATTCTGGACCGGGCCCTGACACGGGGAATCCTTACCAAAAAGGTATTTGAAGGTTTGTTTGTGGAACATCCGATTATCCCTACCTTCTACCTGCTGCCGAAGGTTCATAAAAACGCAGTTACacccccggggcgtccgattgtctcgggcatAGGGGGGCTATGTGACCCTGTGTGTAAATTTATTGAACATTATCTGCAACCTTTagttgagtcgctcccctcctatgtccgagacacgacggacgtcctgggtAAGATTGATGGCCTTGTCTTGGAACCTGATATGGTGTTTGCCACTGTCGACGTTGAATCTCTCTATACGAGCATTCAACATATGGATGGCTTGGAAGCCGTAGAACTATTCCTGGGAATGAGTAACCTGGACTCCCTGCTGCAGGCCCTGATCCTGGAGCTTCTACAGTTTGTTTTAATGCATAACTTCTTTTTATTTAAAGACCGGTTTTTTTTACAGCaacgtggcactgccatgggcgcggcgtgtgcgccctcgtacgctaacctctttctcggtctttgggagagggaggttttcggcgGGGGCGCGGACGCCGCgacccatgtgcagtgctggtatcgTTACATCGACGACGTGTTGATGATTTGGCGGGGTCCCGAGGCGGCACTCGTGGATTTCATCCAGGCTTTAAATCAGAACAATCGGAATATCAGACTGACACACAGGATAGCAGAGAATGAGATTGACTTCCTGGATATTAAAATCATGAGAAGTAAAGATGGGGAGATACAGACCGATGTTTTCTGCAAGGAGACATCGGTCAATGCTCTCCTACATTCGACTTCAGCACACACGGGGTCCACGATTCGTGCTATACCTGTGGGTCAGTTTCTTAGAATGAGGAGAATTTGCTCTGGTGATGAGATCTTCGAGAGGCAGGCTCGGGACCTTACTGAGAGGTTCCAGGATCGGGGCTATAGTAACCGTGTTATCAAAAAGGGGTACTTTAGGGCCAGAGCATCGTCCAGGAATCAGTTGCTTCGGAGACCTCCCCGGCCTACCCAATCTAAAAAAGTGCAGCCGTTGCGTTTTATCTCCACCTATAATAATAGGTGGGAGGAGATGAGAGAGATTCTGCGGAGACACTGGTCGGTACTGAGAACGGAACCAATTCTTAATAAAATCCTGCCTGATCGTCCGCTTCTTACTGCTAGAAGGGGGAAGAGTTTAAAGGACCAGTTGGTGAGGAGTCACTATGTCCCTGCCACAACTGGTATCTTCGGATCGGGACCTCAAAGATGGGGGTGTTATCCGTGCGGATCCTGTAAGGCGTGTCAGAATGTCATCAGAGCTACTAACTTTTCGGCAGCGGGGGGAGGTAGGGAGTTTCGTATTATGAGTTATATTTCCTGTAGTactacccatgtagtatattacgcTACATGTGCATGTAATTTAATTTATATAGGCTTAACATCCCGGGAACTCCGTGTCAGGGTCCGGGAACATGTCAGGGGGATTATAGCGGCTAAAGATGTGCTTGATTTGGCGgaactgcataccatcccgagacatttTAGGTCTCATCATGCATGTGATCCGTCATCATTTAAGGTACGAGGGATTGACAAGGTACAGGCGGGTAACAGAGGAGGGGACCTTAAGCGCATCCTAGCACAAATGGAGTGCCGTTGGATAGTCGCACTGGGCACTATGGCCCCTAATGGCCTTAATGAGCAGCTTTCATTTGTTCCTTTCCTGTAG